CAAAATGAAAAAGCAGACATTGCCATAATTGTGAGCAACGCGCTTCCGAAAGACATCGATTCTTTTGGTCAAATAGACGGCATATGGGTTACCGATGACCGCAACGCCCTGAATCTTGCATCTGTGCTTCGCGTGAACCTCATACAACTTGCCTATGTAAGACGCTCATCAGAGGGTAAAGACGAAAAGATAAATATCCTCTACAATTATCTTTCAAGCCCAGAATTTGCCCAAAGAGTAGAATCATTAGTCCGTTCCTTCAAGGCTATGAAAGATGAACTCGAGCAGGAAAAAAGATCAATCACTAAACAATGGGCAAAAAGAGAAAAACATATAGAGCTTGCAATACAAAACACTTCCAGAATGTTTGGTGAAATCGAGGCAATCATTGGGAATGCACTGCCTGAAATAAAATTGCTTGAGCTTCCCGGCAATGGCAATGCAGAGGAGGATGAAGACTATTAAAAAAGAAATAGATAAAAGAGGAAATTTTAAAGTGACAATCTCTTTTAATTCATTTGCAGATATCAGAGGCAAGAATAAAAACATCGATTCATTCAACCTGCCTCTTGTATGCAAGGAGGAGTCAATTCAATGGCTAAAATGATACCAGCAACAGTTTCACAAAATACATCAAGCAAAGCAGAGAAGAGAGTTTTCAAAAAACTTTCTTCACTGCTTGACGACTCCTTCACTGTATTTCATTCCGTAGATATTCTTGCGCGCGAGCACAATAACAAATTAATAGATGCCGAAATAGACTTTCTCATCCTCTCAGAAAAACTCGGAATACTCGTGGTAGAAGTAAAGGGCGGTGTAATAAAGTATAATCCATTGAAAAAAGAATGGAACTCGAGCGGACATAAACTAAATAAATCACCCTATGTTCAGGCAAAAGAAAACAAATACATAATACAAAATTACTTGATAGAAAAACTTGGAGTAAAGGCGAAAAGATACCCCATTGGATATGCTGTCTGCTTTCCTGATATATTCGTAGATGAAATGA
This is a stretch of genomic DNA from Candidatus Schekmanbacteria bacterium. It encodes these proteins:
- a CDS encoding DUF2130 domain-containing protein; this translates as QNEKADIAIIVSNALPKDIDSFGQIDGIWVTDDRNALNLASVLRVNLIQLAYVRRSSEGKDEKINILYNYLSSPEFAQRVESLVRSFKAMKDELEQEKRSITKQWAKREKHIELAIQNTSRMFGEIEAIIGNALPEIKLLELPGNGNAEEDEDY